The Ferrimonas balearica DSM 9799 genome includes the window CAGCACCGTGGTCACAGGCTTTGAAACCTTCCGTGATAACGCCAATGCCCGTTTGCGCTTTGACGTGCGGGGGGAGTTCGTCTTCGACAGCCGTCAGGAGGGCAACCGCCTGGTGATCGACATTGCCGAGCAGACTCAGCCCCTGATGGAAGAGAAGGTCTACGACGGCAGCACCCTGTCGATGAACTTCCAGGATGTGCCGGTGCGGACGGTGCTTCAGATCATTGCCGATCACAATCAATTTAACCTGGTGACCACCGAAAACGTGGCAGGCAACCTGACCCTGCATCTGGACAAGGTGCCTTGGGACCAGGCGCTGGATATGATCCTTAAAATCCGCGGTCTGGATAAGCGCATCGAAGGCAATATCCTGCTGGTGGCGCCCCGTGATGAGCTGGCGGCCCAGGAGAGCCTGGAGCTGCGTGCCGCCCAGGAGGTTCGCGAGGTCGCGCCGTTGTTCTCAGAGTATCTGCAGATCAACTACGCCAAGGCGGTCGACATCGCCACCCTGCTGGATAACGACGGCAATACCCTGTTGTCCGAGCGAGGCTCCGTGTCGGTGGATGAGCGTACCAACACCCTGCTGGTGTATGACACGGCGGAACGACTGGAAGACATTCACCGACTGGTGGATATCCTCGACGTGCCGGTAAAACAGGTGGTGATTGAGTCGCGGATGGTGACCGTACGCGACAACATCAACGAAGAACTGGGCATCCGCTGGGGCATCAGCGACCAGCAGGGCGACAAGGGCACCGCCGGTACCCTGCCGGGCGCAGAAGACATCGCCAACGGCATCGTCCCCTCTCTGAGTGACCGCCTGAACGTGAATCTGCCGGTGGTAGAGCCGGCGGGCAGCATCGCCTTCCACGTAGCCAAACTGGGTGATGGCACTCTGTTGGATCTGGAGCTGTCGGCTCTGGAGCGTGAGAACAAAGGCGAAATCATCGCCAGTCCGCGACTGACCACCGCCAACCAGTACACCGCCTTTATTGAGCAGGGCACCGAGATCCCCTTTGTGCAGTCCACCTCCAGTGGTGCGACCTCGGTGGAGTTTAAAAAAGCGGTACTGGGTCTGACCGTGACGCCGCAGATCACCCCGGACAACCGCATTGTTCTCGATCTGACCGTGACTCAGGACACCCGGGGTGAAACGGTCCAGACCGCCACCGGCCCTGCGGTGGCCATCGATACTCAGCGCATTTCGACCCAGGTACTGGCACAGAATGGCGAGACGATTGTGCTCGGTGGCATCTTCCAGCAGCAGCAGTTGAACACCGTCACTAAGGTGCCGTTGTTGGGCGACATTCCCTTTGTTGGGGTCCTGTTCCGCAACAGCCAGGATTTCACCGAGAAGAAAGAACTGCTGATTTTCGTTACCCCGAAAATCGTTATCGACGAGTTTTGATGCCCAATCTCAAGGCGGCGCCTCGCGCCGCCTTCTATTGCTTTAACGGCGCATTCCCTGCGATAATCTGCCACCAAAAATTTGCGTCATAGTGGGTGTTATTCCACCGCCGTGACGGCGGTCGCTTGTCTACAGTAGTTTTAACGATTCGACTTTTGAAATGGCTGAAAAAAGAAATATATTTCTCGTAGGTCCCATGGGCGCTGGTAAAAGCACCATTGGTAGACACCTTGCTCAAATGCTCCACCTGGAGTTTTTCGACTCCGATCAGGAGATCGAAGCCCGTAGCGGCGCGGATATCTCCTGGATCTTTGATGTTGAGGGTGAAGAGGGGTTCCGCAACCGTGAAGCTCGGGTGATCCATGAATTGACCGAGAAGCAGGGCATTGTGCTGGCCACCGGTGGTGGTTCTGTTCAGTCAAAAGAGGTTCGTAACCGTTTGTCTGCCCGCGGCATTGTGGTGTATCTGGAAACCACCATCGATAAGCAGGTTGCTCGTACCCAGCGCGATAAGCGTCGCCCGCTGCTGCAGGTTGACGAGCCGCGCGATGTGCTGGAGCAACTGGCTGAAGAGCGCAACCCGCTGTACCAAGAGATCGCGGATCTGGTCGTACGTACCGACGAACAGAGCGCCAAAGTGGTTGCCAACCAGATCATCGAGAAACTCGGTTTCTAATACCCACTCCACTTCGGAGGCGCCATGGAACGGATCCAGGTCGAGTTGGGGCAGCGAAGCTACCCCATCATCATTGGAGCGCAGCTGCTCTCCCAGGCGGAAACCTGGTTGCAGAGCCTGGCGCTCAACCGGGTTCTGATCGTCACCAATGACGTCGTGGCGCCGCTCTATCTTGATGCGGTTGAGGGCACGTTCCAGCGCCTGAATGTTCGCACTGATCACCTTGTCCTGCCGGATGGCGAGTCCTACAAAACCCTGGACACGCTGGAGTCGATCTTTGCTCGTGCCCTGGAGCTGAACCTGGGGCGCGACGTCATGTTGGTGGCTCTGGGGGGCGGTGTGATCGGCGATATGGTCGGCTTTGCCGCTGCCTGTTATCAGCGCGGCGTGCCCTTTATCCAGATCCCCACCACGCTGCTGGCTCAGGTGGATTCCTCTGTGGGCGGCAAAACCGCGGTCAACCATCCGTTGGGTAAGAACATGATTGGGGCTTTCCATCAGCCAGTTTTGGTGCTGGCGGATACCGAGACCCTCAATACCCTGCCAGACCGCGAATTCGCGGCGGGCATGGCCGAAGTGATCAAATACGGCATCATCTGGGACAGCGCCTTTTTCAGCTGGCTCGAGCAACAGCGCGAGGCGCTGATGGCTCGTGATCCGCAGGCGCTGACCTATGCGATCCGCCGCTGCTGCGAGATCAAAGCGGAAGTGGTGGCCCAGGATGAGACCGAACAGGGGGTTCGCGCCCTGTTGAATCTTGGCCACACGTTTGGCCACGCCATTGAGGCGGAGATGGGGTATGGCAGCTGGCTCCACGGTGAAGCCGTCGCGGCGGGTACCGTGTTGGCTTGTCAGCTGGCGCAACAGCTGGGCCGGATGAGCGACGAAGACGTTGCCCGGGTTTCGGCTCTGCTGGCGGCATTCAATCTGCCGTTGCTGGCGCCATCGGCAATGCGCTGTGCCGATTTCCTGCCGCACATGCTGCGTGACAAGAAATCACTGGCGGGCAAAATCCGTTTTATTCTGCCGCAGGGCATCGGCCACGCTGACGTGGTGGGTGGCATCAGCGAAGCCCAGCTGCAACAGCTTATTGATGGCGCATGATCGCGGATCCTGCCTTAAACCACCTGCTGCCCAGCCAGCGCGCGCTGCTTGAGCGCTTTCGTTACCTGACTGAATACGGTGATCACCTGCTGGTGCTGCATGGCGCTGCCGGGGTGGGCAAGACCGTGCTGGCTCAGTCACTGCTGGACGGTGCGGAATCGTTCAACCAGGCCTATGTGGCCATCGGGGATGACCTGACTCCGGCCAGTGTGCGCGAACGACTGATTCGACAGTGGCTGCCCCGGGCGGTGTTTGACCCGGAAGAACCCTTACTCGATACCCTTGAGCGGATCCTGCCGGAAGGCGACGGTCGGTATATGCTGATCGTCGACGACGCCCAGAGCATGGGTGATGCCCTGCTGGCGGAACTGATTGCCCTGGTGATGGACCAGGAAACACTGGGGATGCGATTGACCCTGGTGCTGGTGGCGGATGATGGCCTGGTGCAGCGCCTGCAGCAGAACCTACCTGAGCCTTACCAGACCCGCCTGATCCCGGTGGAGGTTCCCCCTCTGTCGGTGCGCGAGCGCCGTAAGCTGTACGACCAACTGGTTAAGCGCCACTCCGGCAAACTGTTTATCAATCAGGCTGCTGTCGAGCGGCAACTTGCTGAGCAGGACGGCAGCGCCGCTGCGGTTGTCGCCCTGGTGGAAGCCGCTAAGTCCAGGCCGCCTCTGGGGCAGTCGTTGCCGGCTCATAAGGGGCTGGCAGCCGCCATTGGTGCCGCGGTATTGCTGCTGGCGGGTGGGTTGTTGTGGCCGACCACCGAGCCGGCACCGCAGCCTGAACCGCTGGCACAGGCAGACCGCGCTGCAGCGCCAGAGCCAGAGCCAGAGCAACAAGCGCCGCAGCCGCTGGATCTTGGGTTGGCCAAACCCTGGCCAGAGGTGACCACTGCCGAAGTGGCTATCCCCGAGGTAGAGCCCGCTCTGCTGTTGCCGGAAGATGAGATCGCTGTGGCGACAGCTCCAGTGGTCAGCGCCGAAACCGAGAGCGTTGCCCAAGCTCAACCGGCGGAGACGGCAACCGCAGCAGTCGCGCAACCGGCTGCCCAACCCATGGCTCAACCTGCGCCAGACAGTGAAGCGAAACCGGAGCCGTCGGTCGAGCCCGCAGTGGCAGCGGTGCCCGCCGTATTGCCGCTGTCGGAGCAGCCGCTGGCACAGCGCCCGGCGGACAGTTATGTTCTGCAGTTGGCGGTGTTTTCTTACCCCCAGCTGATCGGTCCGTTCCTGGACAGCCACGGCCTCGGTGAAGCGGTGCGGGTTTATCGCATTGAACGAGAGCCACAAGCCTGGTTTGTGGTGGTGCAGGGAGGATTTGCCGACAGGAAAGCGGCACAGCAGGCCAAGGAGGCCCTGGTGGCGTC containing:
- a CDS encoding type IV pilus secretin PilQ → MSFFSGIRQGLPRLQHRIIASRLLLGGVLLCLANSATAGTLQDLRYQAQVDDMLEVELAFDQLAGEPRIAVSANPAELTLHFAGSQSGLQMSQIPIDLKGIKAVETRSGSNGLDVVFQLEKMTTYQGRLDGNRYRITFNDNSPVARAETPQFLNEIESINFHRGDNGQAQLVLSLSSPTAAANFNRVGSDLELTLYNTRIQDKDLYIVDVQDFSTVVTGFETFRDNANARLRFDVRGEFVFDSRQEGNRLVIDIAEQTQPLMEEKVYDGSTLSMNFQDVPVRTVLQIIADHNQFNLVTTENVAGNLTLHLDKVPWDQALDMILKIRGLDKRIEGNILLVAPRDELAAQESLELRAAQEVREVAPLFSEYLQINYAKAVDIATLLDNDGNTLLSERGSVSVDERTNTLLVYDTAERLEDIHRLVDILDVPVKQVVIESRMVTVRDNINEELGIRWGISDQQGDKGTAGTLPGAEDIANGIVPSLSDRLNVNLPVVEPAGSIAFHVAKLGDGTLLDLELSALERENKGEIIASPRLTTANQYTAFIEQGTEIPFVQSTSSGATSVEFKKAVLGLTVTPQITPDNRIVLDLTVTQDTRGETVQTATGPAVAIDTQRISTQVLAQNGETIVLGGIFQQQQLNTVTKVPLLGDIPFVGVLFRNSQDFTEKKELLIFVTPKIVIDEF
- the aroB gene encoding 3-dehydroquinate synthase, with amino-acid sequence MERIQVELGQRSYPIIIGAQLLSQAETWLQSLALNRVLIVTNDVVAPLYLDAVEGTFQRLNVRTDHLVLPDGESYKTLDTLESIFARALELNLGRDVMLVALGGGVIGDMVGFAAACYQRGVPFIQIPTTLLAQVDSSVGGKTAVNHPLGKNMIGAFHQPVLVLADTETLNTLPDREFAAGMAEVIKYGIIWDSAFFSWLEQQREALMARDPQALTYAIRRCCEIKAEVVAQDETEQGVRALLNLGHTFGHAIEAEMGYGSWLHGEAVAAGTVLACQLAQQLGRMSDEDVARVSALLAAFNLPLLAPSAMRCADFLPHMLRDKKSLAGKIRFILPQGIGHADVVGGISEAQLQQLIDGA
- a CDS encoding SPOR domain-containing protein, which codes for MIADPALNHLLPSQRALLERFRYLTEYGDHLLVLHGAAGVGKTVLAQSLLDGAESFNQAYVAIGDDLTPASVRERLIRQWLPRAVFDPEEPLLDTLERILPEGDGRYMLIVDDAQSMGDALLAELIALVMDQETLGMRLTLVLVADDGLVQRLQQNLPEPYQTRLIPVEVPPLSVRERRKLYDQLVKRHSGKLFINQAAVERQLAEQDGSAAAVVALVEAAKSRPPLGQSLPAHKGLAAAIGAAVLLLAGGLLWPTTEPAPQPEPLAQADRAAAPEPEPEQQAPQPLDLGLAKPWPEVTTAEVAIPEVEPALLLPEDEIAVATAPVVSAETESVAQAQPAETATAAVAQPAAQPMAQPAPDSEAKPEPSVEPAVAAVPAVLPLSEQPLAQRPADSYVLQLAVFSYPQLIGPFLDSHGLGEAVRVYRIEREPQAWFVVVQGGFADRKAAQQAKEALVASVKRLSPYVKPLEAVQKELSEELELAEILR